A window from Megalobrama amblycephala isolate DHTTF-2021 linkage group LG9, ASM1881202v1, whole genome shotgun sequence encodes these proteins:
- the cnot3b gene encoding LOW QUALITY PROTEIN: CCR4-NOT transcription complex subunit 3b (The sequence of the model RefSeq protein was modified relative to this genomic sequence to represent the inferred CDS: inserted 1 base in 1 codon) — MADKRKLQGEIDRCLKKVAEGVEQFEDIWKKLHNAANANQKEKYESDLKKEIKKLQRLRDQIKTWVASNEIKDKRQLVENRKLIETQMERFKIVERETKTKAYSKEGLGLAQKVDPAQKEKEEVGQWLTNTIDTLNMQVDQFESEVESLSVQTRKKKGDKEKQDRIEELKRMIERHRYHIRMLETILRMLDNDSIQVDAIRKIKDDVEYYLDSSQDPDFEENEFIYDDLDLEEIPQPLGTTSPQGHTEDEIFQHSSSTPTSTTSSSPIPPSPATCTTNSEDDKKRGRSTDSEICQSPIKNGNPSSSLSSSSSLSSSSSSSGASSNSLISMATVASSGSSALGGSSLLGNMGGPLQNSGSYSSATQQQTQQSQQQQHQPKNAVSSHTSTNSASSNNSILLPTSSSTSPPNTSTSCPLMPSSQSQPSLGTGLSSSLGLGKGMSVTSTTNQMPGLVLSGMPASLSVTGFLSGSTPAPYAQAAASGCIGSGLSASIGTNISSTNSSGVITSVGTNGSLGSTSLLGSGSGVLGLGSTQSAVEPLPLVAPSPVGGTLTSGSSVGVIGSNGGSSGTGNAVGSAALPRPPSGPKQNGGSSYSAVVADSTSDSALNSASQSQNSQSSSLNSSTNQPKDSGSSLLGSMTLPPSSPSPSYSENKPCGGSLLNGPHSYTQAADTIKPQEPLSSQKSIAERVAQGSGLEGELSALHISSGKYQQVLPLPASQSALSEVSXPPSLGVCPLGPVPLSKEQLYQQAMQESAWTHMPHPSDSERIRQYLMRNPCPTLPFHHQVPPPHSDTVEFYQRLSTETLFFIFYYLEGTKAQYLAAKALKKQSWRFHTKYMMWFQRHEEPKTITDEFEQGTYIYFDYEKWGQRKKEGFTFEYRYLEDRDLQ; from the exons atggctgatAAAAGAAAACTTCAAG GCGAAATAGACAGATGTTTGAAAAAGGTTGCAGAAGGGGTAGAGCAGTTTGAGGACATTTGGAAAAAG CTCCACAATGCAGCCAACGCCaaccaaaaagaaaaatatgagtCTGACCTCAAAAAAGAGATTAAAAAATTACAG CGCCTTCGTGACCAGATTAAGACATGGGTCGCCTCCAATGAGATCAAAGACAAAAGACAGCTAGTAGAGAATCGCAAACTCATTGAGACG CAAATGGAGCGGTTTAAGATTGTGGAACGGGaaaccaaaacaaaagcatACTCTAAAGAGGGACTCGGCCTTGCTCAAAAAGTCGATCCTgcacagaaagagaaagaagaggTCGGGCAGTGGCTAACG AACACGATAGACACGTTGAACATGCAAGTGGATCAGTTTGAGAGCGAGGTTGAATCGCTTTCTGTCCAGACCAGGAAAAAGAAAGGAGATAAAGAG AAGCAGGATCGGATCGAGGAACTGAAACGAATGATTGAGAGGCACCGGTATCACATCCGCATGCTGGAAACCATCCTTCGAATGCTGGACAATGACTCAATACAGGTGGATGCCATCCGCAAGATTAAAGATGACGTTGAGTACTACCTTGATTCCTCTCAGGATCCTGACTTTGAGGAAAATGAGTTCATCTATGATGACCTTGATTTAGAGGAAATTC CCCAGCCACTAGGTACCACATCTCCACAAGGTCACACAGAGGACGAGATCTTCCAGCACTCCAGTTCCACACCAACCTCCACAACGTCATCTTCTCCCATACCTCCCTCTCCGGCTACTTGCACTACG AATTCGGAAGATGATAAGAAAAGAGGTCGCTCGACAGACAGTGAAATCTGTCAG TCTCCTATCAAGAATGGAAATCCATCTTCATCTCTatcctcctcttcctcactgtcatcctcatcctcatcctcgGGAGCCTCTTCAAACTCTTTAATCTCCATGGCTACTGTCGCCAGCAGTGGAAGCTCGGCATTAGGTGGCAGCAGCCTCTTGGGCAACATGGGCGGCCCCCTCCAGAACTCTGGCAGCTATAGTTCAGCAACACAGCAACAAACACAACAATCCCAACAACAGCAGCACCAGCCCAAAAACGCAGTCTCCTCCCACACTAGCACCAACTCTGCCTCCTCCAACAACAGTATCTTGCTCCCAACATCCAGCTCCACATCGCCACCCAACACCAGCACATCGTGCCCCCTGATGCCCAGCTCACAGAGCCAGCCTTCATTGGGAACGGGTCTTTCCTCCAGTCTGGGCCTGGGGAAGGGTATGTCGGTGACGAGTACCACGAACCAGATGCCCGGTCTGGTCCTTTCAGGGATGCCGGCGTCCTTGAGCGTGACTGGGTTTTTGAGCGGATCCACCCCGGCGCCTTACGCGCAAGCGGCCGCTTCAGGTTGCATAGGCAGCGGACTGTCGGCATCGATTGGAACGAATATTAGCAGTACAAACTCCAGTGGAGTCATAACCTCAGTGGGGACTAACGGAAGTCTAGGCTCCACAAGCCTCTTGGGCTCAGGGTCTGGTGTTTTGGGTCTTGGGTCTACACAGTCTGCTGTGGAGCCTTTACCTCTGGTGGCTCCCAGCCCTGTGGGAGGCACACTGACCTCAGGGAGCAGTGTGGGAGTTATCGGAAGCAACGGAGGTTCCTCTGGGACAGGAAATGCAGTGGGAAGTGCCGCGCTACCACGGCCACCTAGTGGACCGAAACAAAACGGTGGTTCAA GTTATAGTGCTGTGGTAGCAGACAGCACGTCAGACTCCGCCCTCAACAGTGCCAGCCAATCACAGAACAGCCAATCCTCATCCTTAAATTCCTCAACAAATCAGCC TAAGGACAGTGGGTCCAGCCTTCTGGGGTCGATGACACTGCCGCCCAGCTCGCCCTCACCATCGTACAGTGAGAATAAACCATGCGGTGGCAGCCTGCTGAACGGCCCCCACTCATACACACAGGCTGCCGACACCATCAAG CCTCAGGAGCCACTGAGCTCTCAAAAGTCGATAGCAGAGAGGGTCGCCCAGGGCTCAGGGTTAGAAGGAGAGCTGTCTGCACTACATATCTCTAGTGGTAAGTATCAGCAAGTACTC CCTCTTCCAGCTTCTCAATCTGCTCTGTCAGAGGTAA ATCCCCCTTCGTTGGGCGTGTGTCCACTGGGCCCCGTCCCCCTCTCCAAAGAGCAACTCTACCAGCAAGCCATGCAGGAGTCTGCCTGGACGCACATGCCTCACCCGTCCGACTCTGAGAGGATCAG GCAGTACCTGATGAGGAACCCCTGCCCAACACTGCCTTTTCACCACCAGGTGCCACCTCCTCACTCTGACACTGTGGAGTTCTACCAGAGACTGTCTACAGAGACCCTCTTCTTCATCTTTTACTACttagag GGTACAAAAGCGCAGTATCTAGCAGCCAAGGCCTtgaaaaaacagtcgtggaggTTCCACACAAAGTACATGATGTGGTTCCAGAGGCATGAGGAGCCCAAGACCATCACTGATGAGTTTGAGCAA GGAACATATATTTACTTTGACTATGAGAAGTGGGGCCAGAGGAAAAAGGAAGGATTTACATTTGAGTACAGGTACCTCGAGGACCGGGACCTGCAATGA